One Cedecea neteri DNA segment encodes these proteins:
- the yfcF gene encoding glutathione transferase produces MSQPAITLWTDSQCFSPYVLSVFVALKEKGLAFSLQTVDLASGQNLKPGWKGFDLTRRVPVLAVGDFVLSESSAIDEYLEERFAPPTWERIYPHDIEKRARARQVQAWLRSDLMPIREERSTAVVFAGEKKPALSPAGLQAAEKLIATAEHLLPQGQQNLFGEWSIADTDLALMLNRLILNGDEVPERLKEYASFQWQRASVQLWLAQSAKNAG; encoded by the coding sequence ATGAGCCAGCCTGCCATTACGTTGTGGACCGATAGCCAGTGTTTCAGCCCCTATGTGCTTTCCGTTTTTGTTGCGCTGAAAGAAAAAGGGCTCGCCTTTTCTCTGCAAACCGTCGACCTCGCCAGCGGCCAGAATTTAAAGCCGGGCTGGAAAGGGTTTGATCTGACTCGCCGGGTGCCGGTGCTGGCCGTTGGGGATTTTGTGCTCAGCGAATCCTCCGCTATTGATGAGTATCTGGAAGAGCGTTTTGCGCCTCCGACGTGGGAACGTATCTATCCTCACGATATTGAAAAACGCGCCCGGGCGCGGCAGGTGCAGGCGTGGCTGCGCAGTGACTTAATGCCTATTCGGGAAGAGCGCTCTACCGCCGTGGTCTTTGCCGGCGAGAAGAAACCGGCGCTAAGCCCGGCGGGTCTTCAGGCTGCAGAGAAGTTGATCGCTACCGCAGAGCATTTGCTCCCGCAAGGGCAGCAAAATTTGTTTGGTGAATGGTCTATCGCCGACACCGACCTGGCGCTGATGCTCAACCGTCTGATTCTGAACGGAGATGAAGTCCCTGAGCGGCTGAAAGAGTATGCCAGCTTCCAGTGGCAGCGCGCGTCGGTGCAGCTTTGGCTGGCGCAGTCGGCCAAAAACGCGGGCTGA
- the yfcG gene encoding GSH-dependent disulfide bond oxidoreductase, with product MIELYYAPTPNGHKITLFLEEAGLEYKIHRVDIGKGEQFRPDFLAISPNNKIPAIVDNKPADGGEPLSLFESGEILLYLADKTGLLLSKELRARHATLQWLFWQVGGFGPMLGQNHHFNHFAPQPVPYAIERYQVETQRLYGVLNKQLEKAPWLGGHDYSIADIATYPWVVSHERQRVDLANFPAVRNWFERIRTRPATVKAYQRAEKA from the coding sequence ATGATCGAACTTTATTATGCGCCTACCCCAAACGGCCATAAAATTACCCTGTTTCTGGAAGAAGCTGGCCTGGAGTACAAAATCCACCGGGTCGATATCGGCAAAGGCGAACAGTTTCGCCCGGATTTTTTGGCTATCTCGCCGAATAACAAAATTCCTGCCATCGTGGATAACAAACCAGCCGACGGCGGCGAGCCTTTAAGCCTCTTTGAGTCCGGCGAAATTTTGCTTTATCTGGCCGATAAAACCGGGTTACTCCTCAGCAAAGAACTGCGCGCCCGCCACGCCACGCTGCAGTGGCTTTTCTGGCAGGTCGGTGGGTTCGGCCCGATGCTGGGCCAGAACCACCATTTCAACCACTTTGCTCCGCAGCCCGTCCCTTATGCTATCGAACGCTACCAGGTCGAAACCCAGCGCCTTTACGGCGTACTCAATAAGCAACTCGAGAAAGCCCCGTGGCTTGGTGGCCACGATTACAGCATTGCGGATATCGCGACTTATCCCTGGGTGGTGTCCCACGAGCGCCAGCGCGTTGATCTCGCCAATTTCCCGGCAGTAAGGAACTGGTTTGAGCGGATCCGCACCCGGCCTGCCACCGTGAAGGCTTACCAGCGAGCAGAGAAGGCGTAA
- the folX gene encoding dihydroneopterin triphosphate 2'-epimerase translates to MQPDAIIRIKNLRLRTFIGIKEEEIANRQDVVINVALHYPAGKARESEDINDALNYRTVTKDIIQLVENNRFSLLEKLTQDVLNIACAHPWVTYAEVEIDKLHALRYADSVSMTLSWRR, encoded by the coding sequence ATGCAACCAGACGCCATTATTCGCATTAAAAACCTGCGCCTGCGGACTTTTATTGGTATCAAAGAAGAAGAGATCGCCAACCGGCAGGATGTCGTGATTAACGTCGCCCTCCACTACCCTGCGGGCAAAGCCAGGGAGAGCGAGGACATCAACGACGCGCTGAACTACCGCACCGTGACCAAAGACATCATCCAGCTGGTTGAGAATAACCGCTTCTCCCTGCTGGAAAAATTAACTCAGGATGTGCTGAACATCGCATGCGCTCACCCGTGGGTGACATATGCTGAAGTAGAGATCGATAAACTTCACGCGCTCCGCTACGCCGACTCGGTATCCATGACCCTGAGCTGGCGACGATAA
- a CDS encoding TIGR01777 family oxidoreductase, with protein sequence MEILITGGSGLIGRHLTARLLELGHTVSVVTRAPEKARKRLDNRVALLKGLDGLQNLDAFDAVINLAGEPIADKRWSEEQKQRLCQSRWQITERLVELFKASQHPPKVFISGSATGYYGDLGEVVVTEDEPPHNEFTHKLCARWEQIACGAQSETTRVCLLRTGVVLAPNGGILAKMLPLFRLGLGGPIGNGRQYLAWIHIDDMVNGILWLLDNDLRGPFNMVSPYPVRNEQFSHALGHALKRPAILRAPATAIRLLMGESSVLVLGGQRALPKRLEESGFGFRWFDLDEALADVIR encoded by the coding sequence ATGGAGATCCTGATTACCGGCGGCAGCGGGCTGATTGGCCGCCACCTGACAGCTCGCCTGCTCGAGCTCGGCCATACTGTTTCGGTCGTCACGCGCGCGCCGGAAAAGGCCCGCAAGCGGCTGGATAATCGCGTTGCGCTGCTCAAAGGGCTCGACGGCTTACAGAATCTCGACGCCTTTGACGCGGTCATCAACCTGGCCGGAGAGCCGATCGCCGATAAACGCTGGAGCGAGGAGCAAAAGCAGCGCCTGTGCCAGAGCCGCTGGCAAATCACCGAGCGGCTGGTCGAGCTGTTTAAGGCCAGCCAGCACCCCCCCAAAGTCTTCATTTCCGGTTCAGCCACCGGCTATTACGGCGACCTTGGCGAAGTGGTCGTCACCGAAGACGAACCTCCCCACAACGAATTCACCCACAAGCTTTGCGCCCGCTGGGAGCAAATTGCCTGCGGCGCGCAAAGTGAAACTACACGAGTTTGCCTGCTACGCACCGGCGTTGTATTAGCCCCCAATGGCGGGATTCTGGCCAAAATGCTGCCGCTGTTCCGGCTGGGGCTGGGCGGCCCCATTGGCAATGGTAGGCAGTACCTGGCATGGATCCACATCGACGATATGGTGAACGGTATTCTCTGGCTGCTGGATAACGACCTGCGCGGGCCGTTTAATATGGTTTCCCCTTACCCGGTTCGCAACGAACAGTTTTCCCATGCTCTTGGCCATGCCCTCAAGCGCCCGGCGATACTTCGCGCCCCGGCTACGGCGATTCGTCTGCTAATGGGGGAATCTTCCGTGTTAGTGCTCGGCGGACAACGTGCGCTGCCTAAACGGCTGGAAGAGTCAGGCTTTGGCTTCCGCTGGTTTGACTTGGATGAAGCGCTGGCGGATGTGATTCGCTGA
- a CDS encoding MFS transporter: MQSKHYWFGLPKHLLWGFIAIAIFMSGDGFEMAFLSKHITDMGFTPAESAMVFTLYGLAAGLAAWASGVVAELITPQKAMLIGFVTWVVMHALFMTLGLGMRNYPLMLLFYGIRGLAYPLFIYSFMLMLVQVVPRERLAAATGWFWAMYSIGIGVVGSYLPSLTIPAFGETGTLWMAIAWVTGGGLIAFFSLRNVPVDRSRVNLPLREKMTEMSRAVTILFSNRDVFYACLIRIINTLSLFGFAIVMPLLFVDRLGFTISEWLQIWAVFFFVTIFTNIFWGIMGEYIGWIRQVRWFGCLGMAISSLTFYYLPVWVGHNFWVALIPAVMLGTFVAAFVPMTAVFPTLEPHHRGAAISIYNLSAGMSNFVAPAIASLILPFFDIVGVVWAYTGLYLFAGVLTFIIKVPQPKRVKDKADAGKMSPVEQ, from the coding sequence ATGCAATCTAAACACTACTGGTTTGGTTTACCTAAACATCTGCTGTGGGGATTTATCGCCATCGCTATTTTTATGAGTGGCGATGGTTTCGAAATGGCGTTTTTGTCTAAGCACATTACCGACATGGGCTTTACGCCCGCGGAATCGGCGATGGTGTTTACCCTGTATGGTCTTGCGGCAGGCCTGGCGGCCTGGGCTTCCGGCGTAGTCGCTGAGCTTATCACCCCGCAAAAAGCGATGCTGATTGGTTTTGTGACCTGGGTAGTGATGCACGCATTGTTTATGACGCTCGGCCTCGGGATGCGTAACTACCCACTGATGCTGCTGTTCTACGGCATTCGTGGCCTGGCCTATCCGCTGTTTATCTACTCCTTCATGTTGATGCTGGTGCAGGTGGTACCGCGTGAGAGGCTGGCGGCGGCGACCGGCTGGTTCTGGGCGATGTACTCTATCGGTATCGGCGTGGTGGGGAGTTATCTGCCCAGCCTGACTATCCCGGCATTTGGCGAAACGGGGACGCTGTGGATGGCCATTGCCTGGGTAACGGGAGGGGGGTTGATTGCTTTCTTCAGCCTGCGTAATGTGCCGGTTGACCGCTCGCGGGTCAATCTGCCGCTGCGCGAAAAAATGACGGAGATGTCGCGGGCAGTGACCATCCTGTTCAGCAACCGTGACGTGTTTTACGCCTGTCTTATCCGCATAATTAATACGCTGTCGCTGTTTGGCTTTGCGATAGTGATGCCGCTGTTGTTTGTTGACCGTCTCGGTTTCACGATTTCAGAATGGCTGCAAATCTGGGCGGTGTTCTTCTTTGTCACCATTTTCACCAATATCTTTTGGGGAATTATGGGGGAGTACATCGGCTGGATCCGCCAGGTGCGCTGGTTTGGCTGTTTAGGTATGGCGATTTCCAGCCTGACGTTTTACTACCTGCCGGTGTGGGTGGGGCATAACTTCTGGGTAGCGCTGATCCCGGCTGTCATGCTCGGCACCTTTGTGGCGGCGTTTGTGCCAATGACAGCGGTGTTTCCAACGCTGGAACCCCATCATCGCGGAGCGGCCATTTCCATTTATAACCTGTCTGCGGGGATGAGCAACTTTGTGGCACCGGCTATTGCGTCACTGATTCTGCCATTTTTCGACATTGTGGGCGTAGTTTGGGCGTACACAGGGCTGTATCTGTTCGCGGGTGTGCTGACGTTTATCATCAAAGTCCCGCAGCCGAAACGGGTGAAGGATAAAGCTGACGCGGGGAAAATGAGCCCGGTGGAGCAGTAA
- the xylB gene encoding xylulokinase, with protein sequence MYLGIDIGTSELKALLIDGQGEILGSAHAALTVQRPHLHWAEQDPEAWWQATQQVVSTLRQQMPEAWAQIRAIGLSGQMHGAVLLDKQGKVLRPCILWNDTRSAGQCALLTAEHPEFLTISGNLVMPGFTAPKLRWVAEHEPEIFSRVDKVLLPKDYLRWRLSGEFVSDPSDAAGTLWLDMAKRDWSDKLLAATGLTRSQMPRLVEGSEVSAVLRSALATEWGLSSGVKIAGGGGDNATSAVGVGAVNNGDAFISLGTSGVIFVVNDELQTRSESGVHAFCHALPQRWHQMSVMLSAASCLRWVCNLLSVTESQLMEEMAGLSDEQKKHAPVFLPYLSGERTPHNDTHAMGSFFALNHETSRALLGYSVIEGVTFGLADGMAVLETSRSQITQCSLTGGGARSVIWAQLIADVLDVPIVTHPASSSGALGAARLGWLADGGVEEVVCRKPPVQQRFSPRKAVQKVLQQRLSVFHLLYQQQKAARKLLP encoded by the coding sequence ATGTATCTTGGCATCGATATCGGCACCTCTGAACTAAAGGCTTTGCTGATTGACGGGCAGGGCGAAATTTTAGGCTCTGCTCATGCGGCATTAACCGTTCAGCGCCCGCATTTGCACTGGGCTGAGCAGGATCCTGAGGCCTGGTGGCAGGCGACGCAGCAGGTCGTCTCTACGCTGCGCCAGCAAATGCCCGAGGCCTGGGCGCAAATTCGCGCTATTGGCTTGTCCGGGCAGATGCACGGTGCGGTGCTGCTGGACAAACAGGGAAAAGTGCTGCGCCCCTGCATTCTGTGGAACGACACGCGCAGCGCCGGGCAATGCGCTCTGCTCACTGCAGAACACCCTGAATTTCTGACCATCAGCGGCAATCTGGTGATGCCCGGTTTTACCGCCCCGAAGCTACGGTGGGTGGCGGAGCATGAACCGGAAATCTTTTCCCGCGTGGATAAGGTGCTGCTGCCGAAAGATTACCTGCGCTGGCGGCTGAGCGGTGAGTTTGTCTCTGACCCGTCAGACGCCGCCGGAACGCTGTGGCTGGACATGGCAAAGCGCGACTGGTCAGACAAATTGCTGGCGGCGACCGGGCTAACCCGCAGCCAGATGCCGCGGCTGGTGGAGGGCAGCGAAGTCAGCGCTGTTTTACGTTCAGCTCTGGCGACCGAGTGGGGGCTTAGTTCCGGTGTCAAAATCGCCGGCGGCGGGGGTGATAACGCTACCTCGGCAGTAGGCGTTGGCGCGGTGAATAACGGCGACGCGTTTATTTCGCTCGGCACGTCCGGCGTTATCTTTGTGGTTAACGACGAGCTGCAAACCCGCTCTGAATCCGGCGTGCATGCCTTTTGCCACGCTTTACCTCAGCGCTGGCACCAGATGAGCGTGATGCTCAGCGCCGCCAGTTGTCTGCGCTGGGTGTGTAATCTGCTGTCGGTCACTGAAAGCCAGCTCATGGAGGAGATGGCCGGGCTGAGCGACGAGCAGAAAAAGCATGCGCCTGTTTTCCTGCCTTATCTGTCAGGGGAGCGCACGCCGCACAACGATACTCACGCCATGGGGAGTTTCTTTGCGCTAAACCATGAAACCAGCCGTGCCTTGCTGGGGTATTCGGTGATTGAGGGCGTGACCTTTGGCCTGGCGGACGGCATGGCGGTGCTGGAGACGTCCCGTAGCCAGATTACCCAATGCAGCCTGACCGGCGGAGGGGCGCGCAGCGTCATCTGGGCGCAGCTGATTGCCGACGTGCTGGATGTGCCGATTGTGACGCATCCGGCGAGTTCCTCCGGCGCGCTCGGCGCAGCTCGTCTTGGCTGGCTGGCCGACGGCGGTGTGGAAGAAGTGGTTTGCCGCAAGCCTCCCGTCCAGCAGCGTTTCTCACCGCGCAAAGCCGTACAGAAGGTGCTGCAACAGCGTTTGTCCGTGTTCCACCTGCTTTACCAACAACAAAAAGCCGCTCGTAAGCTGCTGCCCTGA
- the dalD gene encoding D-arabinitol 4-dehydrogenase, producing the protein MTTKSVWMHIGAGSFHRAHQAWYLNQLHKQGDDGWSISLGNIRNDAGELLNQLAAQRGEYVLETVTPEGERAYEKIASIRKVLPWDKEISALVEEGAKASTRVIAFTVTEAGYYLTPQHQLDVHQPDVKADLAGGMTTLYGALSRILHQRMSNGGEPVTLLNCDNLRHNGERFRHGFLSFLKEKGDHALFDWVTTHTVSPNTMVDRITPRPTADIAPRVKAATGFDDKVPVMGESFIQWVIEDNFINGRPSLENVGVEMVKSVLPYEEAKIRILNASHSCIAWAGTLTGLSYIDESTVQQPIRQMAWDYVTEDVIPSLSPSPLDLAEYRDVVLARFSNPYIKDTNQRVAADGLSKIPGFITPTLIECYQRGEEPAATAVLPALFFLFLQRWANGQLPYEYQDGVMQDDAIRALFAAPEPLKAFVSDETLFAELAHSSAFHELMARTVTRLEAWIKSPQSPLAAA; encoded by the coding sequence ATGACGACGAAATCGGTATGGATGCATATTGGCGCAGGCTCTTTCCACCGTGCCCATCAGGCGTGGTATCTCAATCAGCTGCACAAGCAGGGCGATGACGGCTGGAGTATTTCGCTGGGAAATATCCGTAATGATGCCGGTGAGCTGCTGAATCAACTGGCGGCACAGCGTGGCGAATATGTGCTGGAAACCGTCACGCCGGAAGGCGAGCGTGCCTACGAAAAGATCGCTTCTATACGCAAAGTACTACCGTGGGATAAAGAGATCAGTGCTCTGGTTGAAGAGGGCGCCAAAGCCTCGACCCGCGTGATTGCCTTTACCGTCACCGAAGCCGGGTATTACCTGACACCGCAGCACCAGCTGGACGTTCATCAGCCTGATGTCAAAGCCGATCTTGCCGGAGGAATGACGACGCTTTACGGCGCGCTCAGCCGCATTCTGCACCAGCGTATGAGCAACGGCGGTGAGCCGGTAACGCTGCTCAACTGCGATAACCTGCGCCACAACGGCGAACGCTTCCGCCACGGTTTTCTGTCGTTCCTGAAGGAGAAGGGCGACCACGCTCTGTTTGACTGGGTGACCACCCACACCGTGTCGCCTAATACCATGGTTGACCGTATTACTCCTCGCCCTACTGCGGATATTGCCCCACGGGTGAAAGCGGCTACCGGGTTCGACGACAAGGTGCCGGTGATGGGGGAATCGTTTATTCAGTGGGTTATTGAGGACAACTTTATCAACGGTCGCCCGTCGCTTGAGAACGTTGGCGTCGAAATGGTGAAATCCGTGCTGCCCTATGAAGAGGCAAAAATCCGCATTCTGAACGCCAGCCATAGCTGTATTGCCTGGGCGGGGACGCTGACCGGCTTGAGTTACATCGATGAAAGCACCGTGCAGCAGCCGATTAGGCAGATGGCGTGGGATTACGTCACGGAGGATGTCATTCCTTCGCTGTCGCCGAGCCCGTTGGACCTGGCTGAGTATCGTGATGTGGTCCTGGCCCGCTTTAGCAATCCGTATATCAAAGATACCAACCAGCGCGTGGCGGCCGACGGCTTGTCCAAGATCCCTGGCTTTATTACCCCGACGCTGATCGAGTGCTATCAGCGAGGTGAGGAGCCAGCGGCAACGGCGGTTCTGCCCGCGCTGTTTTTCCTGTTCCTGCAGCGCTGGGCGAACGGCCAACTGCCTTATGAGTACCAGGACGGCGTCATGCAAGACGACGCGATTCGGGCTTTGTTCGCCGCGCCTGAGCCGCTCAAGGCCTTTGTCAGCGACGAAACTTTGTTTGCCGAACTCGCACATTCCTCAGCTTTCCATGAACTGATGGCTCGTACGGTCACTCGCCTTGAGGCGTGGATCAAGTCTCCGCAATCACCTCTGGCTGCTGCTTAA
- a CDS encoding sugar-binding transcriptional regulator has protein sequence MSREEKKQEQAARVAWMYYVAGMTQQDIARELGISRQVAQRLVSSAREQGMVTVKIAHPVARCLKLAQQVRERFGLEICRVVPSEGLDDEAIQQMLAVEGAEVMSQFIADEQPQVFGIGSGKTLRSIIDVLPWVERPQHHCVSMIGAIARDDSGTRYDMPLKMAEKMQGKYFFIPAPLYADSEEDRDMWCRHKVYQRVTDRGLAANVAFLGVGEVDIGCPLNAEGFITDEQVSMLHAQGVAGEMLGHFFDHSGQRVYSELDALLTSVPLQSDNPRKIIAFSGGMRKFAAIKAALTGRWMSGLVTDESTAVRLLGEE, from the coding sequence ATGAGCAGAGAAGAGAAAAAACAAGAACAAGCCGCGCGCGTTGCCTGGATGTATTACGTAGCGGGCATGACACAACAGGATATCGCCCGTGAACTGGGGATTTCCCGTCAGGTCGCCCAGCGGCTGGTTTCTTCCGCACGCGAGCAGGGTATGGTGACGGTCAAAATTGCCCATCCGGTTGCCCGCTGCCTGAAGCTGGCGCAGCAGGTTCGGGAACGTTTCGGCCTGGAGATCTGCCGCGTAGTGCCCTCGGAAGGGCTGGATGACGAAGCCATTCAGCAGATGCTGGCGGTGGAAGGTGCCGAAGTCATGTCGCAGTTTATCGCCGACGAGCAGCCGCAGGTTTTCGGCATTGGCTCCGGCAAAACGCTGCGCTCAATCATCGACGTCCTGCCGTGGGTTGAACGTCCGCAGCACCACTGCGTATCCATGATTGGGGCGATTGCGCGTGATGACTCTGGTACCCGCTATGACATGCCGCTAAAAATGGCTGAAAAAATGCAGGGAAAATACTTTTTTATCCCGGCCCCGCTGTATGCCGATAGCGAAGAAGACCGCGACATGTGGTGTCGCCACAAAGTATACCAGCGCGTGACCGACCGGGGGCTGGCGGCCAATGTTGCGTTCCTCGGTGTTGGTGAGGTGGACATCGGCTGCCCGCTGAATGCCGAAGGATTCATTACCGACGAACAGGTCAGCATGCTGCATGCCCAGGGGGTTGCGGGTGAAATGTTGGGACATTTCTTCGACCACAGTGGTCAGCGCGTCTACAGCGAGCTGGATGCTCTGCTGACCAGCGTGCCGCTGCAAAGTGATAACCCGCGTAAGATCATCGCTTTTTCCGGTGGAATGCGAAAGTTTGCCGCCATCAAAGCGGCATTGACCGGCCGCTGGATGTCAGGCCTGGTAACGGATGAGAGTACAGCGGTGAGATTGTTGGGTGAGGAATGA
- the hisP gene encoding histidine ABC transporter ATP-binding protein HisP, whose product MAEIKLNVTDLHKRYGEHEVLKGVSLKANAGDVISIIGSSGSGKSTFLRCINFLEKPSEGTIVVSNQNINLVRDKDGQLKVADKNQLRLLRTRLTMVFQHFNLWSHMTVLENVMEAPIQVLGLSKQESKERAIKYLAKVGIDERQYVKYPVHLSGGQQQRVSIARALAMEPEVLLFDEPTSALDPELVGEVLRIMQKLAEEGKTMVVVTHEMDFARHVSSHVIFLHQGRIEEEGPPAELFGSPKSARLQQFLSGSLK is encoded by the coding sequence ATGGCTGAAATTAAATTAAACGTAACGGATCTGCACAAACGCTACGGCGAACATGAAGTGCTCAAAGGGGTGTCTCTGAAGGCTAACGCCGGAGACGTGATCAGTATTATCGGTTCGTCTGGCTCGGGCAAAAGTACCTTTTTGCGCTGCATTAACTTCCTTGAAAAACCCAGCGAAGGCACGATTGTGGTCAGCAACCAGAACATCAATCTGGTGCGGGACAAAGACGGCCAGCTCAAAGTGGCCGACAAAAATCAGCTGCGCCTGCTGCGCACTCGTCTGACGATGGTATTCCAGCACTTCAATCTGTGGAGCCACATGACGGTGCTGGAAAACGTGATGGAAGCGCCTATTCAGGTGCTCGGGCTGAGCAAGCAGGAATCAAAAGAGCGGGCGATTAAGTACCTGGCTAAAGTCGGCATCGACGAACGTCAGTACGTGAAATACCCGGTGCATCTGTCCGGCGGCCAGCAGCAGCGTGTTTCCATTGCCCGTGCGCTGGCGATGGAGCCGGAAGTGCTGCTGTTTGATGAACCAACCTCGGCGCTCGACCCGGAGCTGGTGGGCGAAGTCCTGCGCATTATGCAGAAGCTGGCGGAAGAGGGGAAAACCATGGTCGTGGTCACCCACGAGATGGATTTTGCCCGGCATGTTTCCAGCCACGTTATCTTCCTGCATCAGGGGCGCATTGAGGAAGAAGGGCCTCCAGCCGAGCTGTTTGGCAGCCCGAAGAGCGCTCGCCTTCAGCAGTTCCTGTCTGGATCGCTGAAGTAA
- a CDS encoding ABC transporter permease, protein MIDIIHDYWQSLLWTDGYRFTGVAITLWLLITSVVMGGILALFLAIGRVSSNKFISFPIWLFTYIFRGTPLYVQLLVFYSGMYTLEIVKGTELLNAFFRSGLNCTVLALTLNTCAYTTEIFAGAIRSVPHGDIEAARAYGFSKVKMYRCIILPSALRIALPAYSNEVILMLHSTALAFTATVPDLLKIARDINSATYQPFTAFGIAAVLYLIISYVLISLFRKAEKRWLQHVKPASH, encoded by the coding sequence ATGATCGATATTATTCACGACTACTGGCAGTCGCTGCTGTGGACGGACGGTTACCGCTTTACAGGCGTCGCCATTACGCTTTGGCTGCTGATTACGTCCGTAGTGATGGGCGGGATTCTGGCGCTGTTCCTCGCCATCGGGCGGGTGTCCAGCAACAAGTTTATTTCTTTCCCCATCTGGCTCTTTACCTACATATTCCGCGGCACGCCGCTTTACGTGCAGTTGCTGGTGTTTTATTCCGGGATGTACACGCTGGAGATTGTGAAAGGGACTGAGTTGCTCAACGCGTTCTTCCGCAGCGGCCTGAACTGTACCGTGCTGGCGCTGACGTTGAACACCTGCGCCTACACCACGGAGATTTTCGCCGGTGCCATTCGCTCGGTTCCTCACGGTGACATTGAGGCGGCGCGCGCTTACGGCTTCTCAAAAGTGAAAATGTACCGCTGTATTATTCTGCCGTCCGCGCTGCGTATTGCGCTGCCGGCCTACAGCAACGAAGTGATCCTGATGCTGCACTCTACGGCGCTGGCGTTTACCGCCACGGTGCCGGACCTGCTCAAGATTGCTCGTGATATCAACTCCGCAACCTACCAGCCGTTTACCGCGTTTGGCATCGCGGCCGTGCTGTATTTGATTATCTCTTATGTGCTGATAAGCCTGTTCCGCAAAGCGGAAAAACGCTGGCTGCAGCACGTTAAACCCGCTTCGCACTGA
- a CDS encoding histidine ABC transporter permease HisQ, with the protein MLYGFSEVIFKGALVTLELALASVVLSVLIGLAGAGAKLSKNRPLALLFEGYTTLIRGVPDLVLMLLIFYGLQMLLNSITDALGMAQFDIDPMIAGIITLGFIYGAYFTETFRGAYLAVPKGHIEAATAFGFTGSQTFRRILFPAMMRYALPGIGNNWQVILKATALVSLLGLEDVVKATQLAGKSTWQPFYFAIVAGIIYLVFTTVSNGVLLWLERRYSVGVKRAEL; encoded by the coding sequence ATGTTGTATGGCTTTTCCGAAGTAATTTTTAAAGGGGCTCTGGTTACGCTTGAGCTGGCGCTCGCCTCGGTTGTCCTTTCCGTGCTGATTGGGCTTGCCGGTGCCGGCGCAAAACTGTCCAAAAATCGCCCGCTCGCTTTGCTGTTTGAAGGCTACACCACGCTGATTCGCGGCGTGCCTGACCTGGTGCTGATGCTGTTAATTTTCTACGGGCTGCAGATGCTGCTCAACAGCATTACCGACGCGTTGGGGATGGCGCAGTTTGATATCGACCCAATGATCGCCGGGATCATTACGCTTGGCTTTATCTACGGGGCTTATTTCACCGAAACCTTCCGTGGCGCCTATCTTGCCGTGCCGAAGGGTCATATTGAGGCGGCCACCGCCTTTGGCTTCACCGGTTCACAAACTTTCCGCCGTATTCTGTTCCCGGCCATGATGCGCTATGCGCTGCCGGGCATAGGCAACAACTGGCAGGTTATCCTGAAAGCCACCGCGCTGGTTTCTCTGCTTGGTCTGGAAGACGTGGTGAAAGCCACGCAGCTCGCCGGGAAAAGCACCTGGCAGCCATTCTACTTCGCGATTGTCGCCGGGATTATCTACCTGGTCTTTACCACGGTTTCAAACGGAGTGTTGCTCTGGCTTGAACGCCGCTATTCCGTTGGCGTGAAGAGGGCCGAGCTATGA
- the hisJ gene encoding histidine ABC transporter substrate-binding protein HisJ: MKKLVLSLSLVLAFSSVTTAFAAIPKNLRIGTDPTYAPFESKNAQGQLIGFDIDLAKELCKRINTQCTFVENPLDALIPSLKAKKIDAIMSSLSITEKRQQEIAFTDKLYAADSRLVVAKGSPIQPTIESLKGKRVGVLQGTTQETYGNEHWAPKGIEIVSYQGQDSIYADLAAGRIDAAFQDEVAASEGFLKQPVGKNYQFGGPSIKDDKLFGVGTGMGLRKEDNELREALNKAFAEMRKDGTYDKLAKPYFDFNVYGE, encoded by the coding sequence ATGAAAAAGCTGGTTTTGTCTCTTTCTCTGGTGCTGGCGTTTTCCAGCGTGACCACAGCATTCGCTGCCATTCCGAAAAACCTGCGGATTGGCACGGACCCAACCTATGCGCCATTCGAATCCAAAAATGCTCAGGGCCAGCTGATCGGTTTTGACATCGATTTGGCGAAAGAACTCTGCAAACGCATTAACACCCAATGTACCTTCGTTGAAAACCCATTGGATGCGCTGATCCCGTCGCTAAAAGCGAAGAAGATCGACGCCATCATGTCTTCGTTGTCCATCACCGAGAAGCGCCAGCAGGAAATCGCGTTTACCGACAAGCTGTACGCGGCTGACTCTCGCCTGGTTGTAGCCAAAGGTTCCCCGATTCAGCCGACCATTGAGTCGCTGAAAGGCAAACGCGTCGGCGTGCTGCAGGGGACGACTCAGGAAACCTACGGCAACGAGCACTGGGCGCCAAAAGGTATCGAAATTGTCTCCTATCAGGGGCAGGATTCCATTTACGCCGACCTGGCTGCCGGACGTATTGACGCTGCATTCCAGGATGAAGTCGCCGCCAGCGAAGGTTTCCTGAAACAGCCGGTGGGCAAAAACTATCAGTTCGGCGGCCCGTCTATCAAAGACGACAAGCTGTTTGGCGTGGGTACCGGCATGGGCCTGCGTAAAGAAGATAACGAACTGCGTGAGGCGCTGAATAAGGCGTTCGCGGAGATGCGTAAAGACGGCACCTACGACAAGTTAGCGAAGCCGTACTTTGATTTTAATGTGTATGGTGAATAA